DNA from Halomonas sp. GFAJ-1:
TGATCTAAACCTGTGAGCATGCCACCTTCCTTAATACAAACGTAAGACAAGAGAATACGATGATGCGACGTTGCCCGCTATGCAATGCGTCTGAACCCGCGCTTTATCACCAAGACCGCCGACGTGAATACTACCAGTGTGCCACGTGTGCGCTGGTGTTTGTCCCTCAAGAGCAGCATTTAACCGCAGCGGAAGAAAAAGCCGAGTATGACCAGCATCAGAATTCGCCGCATGATACGGGATATCGGCGCTTCTTAGGGCGTTTATTTGATCCAATGCTTGGCAAGCTTACCGACGGTGCGTCGGGACTGGATTTTGGCTCAGGCCCTGGCCCGACACTTTCAGTGATGTTTGAAGAGGCTGGGCATACCATGGCGGTTTACGATATTTACTACGCCCCTAATCAGGACGTGCTAAATCGCAGCTATGACTTTATTACCGCCACTGAAGTCGTCGAACATCTCGCGGCGCCCGGCGAGGTGCTTTCTCAGCTAGTCGCAAACCTTACGCCGGGCGGCTACCTTGGGCTGATGACCAAGCGTGTGACTAGCCAGGAAGCGTTTAGCCGCTGGCACTATATTAATGACCCTACCCACGTGAGCTTTTTTAGCGAAGTGACCTTTCGCTGGTGGGCCAACAAGCAGGGGTTGGCAGTGGAATTTCCTGGCAAAGACACCGCAATATTTACAAAACACTGATTTACATGACTGGGGTATGAAAAAGCGTTGACTTTGGTGCAACGAAAGCAATAATTGCGCGCCCGTTTTCTTGCCTGCCAGATGTGATAGGCGTGTAAACGGCTACACATTAACCATCTGGCAAGGTGAGGTACTCATGTCGCGGCAACTGCTGGCCATGGCGCTAGCGCCCTTATTAGGGCTGTTTATTCTTGGGATTGGTAACGGTTTTCTTGCCACCTTAATTACCGTGCGATTGGATGCTGCGGGTGAATCTGCCACGGTCATTGGGGTTGTCTCCTCGGCCTATTTCATCGGCCTCGCCCTGGGTGCGATGTTTAATGACCGCCTCCTGCTTCGCATTGGTCATATCCGCGCTTATGGCAGCTTTGCCTCTCTTGTGGCGGTTACCGTACTGCTACAAGGGCTGTTTTTTGATCCCTGGGCCTGGTTCGTGCTGCGCTTGATAGGCGGGTGGGCCACGGTGGGCGTGTACTTAGTGATTGAAAGCTGGTTGCTTACCTCGGGCGAGCAAAAAGTGCGTGGCCGCCTGCTGGCGCTGTATATGATTTCGCTCTACGCCGCGGGTGTGCTGGGCCAGCTGTTGCTGGGGGTGACGAGCGCTATGGGTGACACAGCGCCGTTTATGGTGATTGGCCTATTGGCTTCTTTATCGGTACTGCCCATGGCGATGATACCGCGCGTATCGCCGATTATAGAGCACGCAGAGCCGTTACCACCGCTCCGGCTGATTACGATGACACCCACCGGCGTGATGGGGAGCTTAGGCTCGGGGATGGTTGTCGCAGCGGCCTATACGCTGCTGCCGCTTTACCTACAGCGCAATGGCATGAGCCTTAACCAGGTAGGCCAAATGATGGCTGTGGTGATTTTAGGTGCCATGCTGTTGCAGTACCCGATTGGCCGCTGGTCGGACCGCCACGACCGCCAAATGGTGCTGATGGCTATCAGCGCTTTTTGCGTAGTGATTTCAGCGGCCATGCTGTGGCTACCACTTTCGACCCCACTGTTGGCGGTACTGCTGTTTTTGCTGGGCGGTGGTGTGTTTGCGCTTTACCCGGTGGCGGTTAGCCACGCGGCTGACCGTGCACCGGCGGGTGCGTTGGTGCGTATGAGCCAGGGCCTTTTGTTAATCAACTCCATTGGCGCGACGATCAGTCCGCTGATGATTTCTCCTGTAATGACCGCCATGGGCGATGCCGGGCTGTTTTGGGCGTTTGGCTCGCTTAGCTTGTTTTTCCTACTGTTTTTCAGTTGGCGGCGCAGTGTTCGCCCCGCGCCAGTGCCCGTGGCGCCTTTTACCGCCACGACGCCTATGTCCAATGCGGGGGCTGAGCTGGTGGTGACTGAGGAGTTAATGCTGGGTGCGCTTGAGCACGAGCATTTAGAAGACCTTTCTGACGTGGTGCCTGAAATCAATGTTGCGGAGCCGGTGGTGGGGCCACCCGCTGAGGATGAGTCCCATATTACTTACTACGATGACGTTGAGCAGGCAGGGGGCGTAAATAAATAGCGGATATTATTTGCCAAGGTGAGACCTTGGGCTAATGGCGTGATAAAAGTAGTGAAACTACTATCTCGTGTAGTGTTTTTGCTAATAGCTGATTATCACCGTCTTTGCCTGAGGTTTTGCCATGAATTATTATGCCGCGCCGGTACGCGATCTACGCTTTGTACTTGAAGAGATGCTCACGCACCGTTCGCTTGCGCTGCCGGGCTTTGAAGAAGCTTCCCCCGATCTTGTGGAAGCAGTGCTGGAAGAGGCGGCAAAACTGGCAGGTGACGTATGGGGGCCGCTCAATAGCATTGGCGACCAGCAGGGTGCTAAACGTCACGTAGATGGCACTGTTTCTACGCCAGAAGGCTTCGCTTCGGCCTATCAAGCCTATGTTGAGGGCGGTTGGAACGGTATTGGCGTTTCTGAAGCGTTAGGCGGCCAAAACCTGCCTGAAGTGGTGGCAAGCGCCGTCCAAGAAATGCTTCACGGGGCCAACATGGCGCTGGGCCTTTGCCCGATGCTTACGGCGGGCGCAATCGAAGCGTTAGCCCATCATGGCAGCGAAGCGCTAAAAACGACCTACCTTCCCAAGTTAGTAGAAGGTACCTGGACGGGTACCATGAACTTGACCGAGTCCCAGGCGGGGTCGGATCTCTCTAAAGTCCGCACTAAAGCCGTTCCAGAAGGCGACCACTACCGTATCAGCGGCCAAAAAATTTATATCACCTGGGGTGAGCACGACGCCGCTGAAAATATTATCCACCTAGTACTCGCGCGTAAGCCTGATGCACCGGAGGGTAATAAAGGCATCTCGCTCTTTTTGGTGCCTAAATTCCTAGTGAATGACGATGGCTCTCTGGGTGAGCAAAACGACGTTACCTGCGCGTCTATCGAGCACAAGCTGGGTATTCACGGCTCGCCTACCTGCACCCTCAGTTTCGGCGAAAAGGGCGGTGCTATCGGCTATTTGGTGGGCGAAGAGGGACGCGGGCTCAATCACATGTTCACCATGATGAACGAAGCGCGTCACAAAGTAGGTATTCAAGGTATTGGCGTGGCGGAGCGTGCTTGCCAGCACGCCTTCGCCTATGCCCAGGAGCGTACTCAAGGCCGCTCGCCCAAGTCTCGCGGCGGCAATGAGTGTGCAATTAGCGACCACTTAGATGTGCGTCGTATGCTGCTCTCTATGCGCGCTCGCACCGATGCCCTGCGTGCGTTGGCGCTTTACTGTGCCGGTCAGCTTGACCTTGCCCGTCATAGCGAAAGCGAAGCCGAGCGCCAATCCGCTCAGGCGTGTGCCGACGTACTAATCCCTATCGTAAAAAGTTTCTCGACCGACCAAGCTGTTGATATCGCCTCGATGGGTGTACAGGTGCATGGCGGCATGGGCTATGTGGAAGAAACCGGCGCTGCTCAGCTTCTGCGCGATGCGCGAATTGCGCCTATTTACGAAGGCACTAACGGTATTCAGGCGCTGGATTTAGCCGGACGTAAGCTGCAACGCGACAGCGGTGCCGCTCTTTCAGCGCTGATCAACGAAGTAAATCAAACCGCTGAAGCACTGCGTGGTGATCCTTCACTTGCGGCGCTGGGTAACGCGCTTGCTAGCGGTGCTGATGACCTGCATGCCGCTATGGTGAGCGTGCTTGAACAGGGTAGCGACCCAGAGAATGGCCCTGATGCCGTACAAGCCTATGCTACTCCCTTCCTGAACCTTGCTGGCCACGTGCTGTGTGCTTGGCAAATGGGCCAAGCAGCGCTGACAGCGACAAAAGCGATTGGCGATGGCAGTGACGAGCCGTTCTACACCGCCAAGCTGTGTAGCGCACACTTCGCCATTACCCAGTGGCTGCCGGTAGGCCTCGCCCAGCGCGCGATCATCGAGTCTGGCATGCAGTGCCTGAGCGACTTCGACCCAGCCGTATAGCGTTACTGGGCAGTCGCTGCTCCCACCATCTTAACCGCCGACCCTAACAGGTCGGCGGCTTACGTTAGCCAACAATAAAACGGCCGTTTAAAAGCGCGCCGGTGGGATGGTCGTGCCAATCGGGCGGCCGTTCAGTGGGAAAAACAAGTCAATAATGCTTAAAACCCCAAGGAGTATGTTATGCAGTTAAAGCACCGCCAGCACGGCGAAGAGCAGCCCTACTGGCCTGCAGGGCCCTTTAAAGTGCGCCTTCCGTTTATTCATTACCGCTGGGAAATGGCGGAGATGATTCAAGGGCTGATTATGTTCGTAGTCAGCCTGGCCATGATTCCGCTGTTGGAGCAGTACCTGGGTTTACCCTACGACGTTGCGTTAGCTTTTGTGGTGGTCTGTGGCGTTGGCTTTATGCTGCCAGCCCTGCTGGGTGTGCCTATGGTGCCTGGGTGGATTACCCCGGCGGTGCCGGTAGTGCTGGTCTATTTGGGGGATTTTGAACCTGGTCCCGAGGCGATCCAGGCGCTATTCGCACTGCAATTTCTCGTCTTCTTGATCTTCTTCATCCTAGGGGTAACCGGGTTAGGGCGTAAGCTGGTGCACTTGGTGCCTAACTCCCTTCAAGCCGGGATTATTATTGGTGCTGGTATTGCTGCCATTACTGGAGAAATACAGCAGGGCGGACGTTTGGCTGAAACCCCTGTTTCGCTCATTGCCGGTATGTTAATCGCGATCTTTATGCTGTTTTCTGTGGCCTTTAAGCGCTGGGTTGAAGATCACGCGATCATGCGGAAAATCGCTAACTACGGCATGGTGCCCGGGATGATCGCCGCTATCTTAATTGCCTGGGCGATTGGTGAGTATCCGCGCCCGACGATCGAATGGGGAATTACCCAGCCGAACTTCACCGAAATGTGGGGCTATCTGCCTTTTGTCGTGGGCTTCCCCAGCATTGATGTGTTTATGTTAGCCGTACCTACTGCGGTCATCGCTTACGTCATCGCGTTTGGTGACATTGTGGTGGGGCGCACGCTGATGTCCCGCGTCGACCATATACGCAGCGATGAAAAAATCGATTACAGCACCGACCGTATTCACCATGTCACGGCCATTCGTAATGGCATGCACGCCTTCTTCGCGCCTTACCCTGGGTTAGCGGGCCCTATCTGGACCGCAGTAACCGCTACCATGGCCGAGCGTTATAAAAATGGTCGCAATGCCATGGAGTCTATTTATAGCGGCGGTGGCACCTTCTGGATTACGGGCTTTATTGCGCTCTTTACGCTGCCGCTGGTCAGTATGTTTCAGCCGGTACTGCCTATCGCCCTTTCGCTGACCCTGCTGCTCACAGGCTATATTTGCTTGATGGTGGGAATTGAACAGACCAAAACTACCGCAGAGCGCGGCGTAGCGGGCACCATGGCGGTTGTGCTGGCGGTTTACGGTGCAGGCTGGGGGTTAGCCGCAGGCGTAGTGCTATACATGCTCGTGCAAAAGAAAAACCTGTTTGGGCGTGAGCCTGGGCCTGATAAAGAAACGGACGAGCAAGATCAACGCTAAATTATAAAAAACGTAGTACGTATTTAACTATTCATACAGAAGGTGATTTATGAACGTTTCCATTTTCGAGCAAGGCTTATCACCCACGGCTGCCAACCATGTGGCACTTTCCCCGCTGACGTTTATTGAGCGTTCAGCCTCTGTTTATCCC
Protein-coding regions in this window:
- a CDS encoding methyltransferase; the encoded protein is MMRRCPLCNASEPALYHQDRRREYYQCATCALVFVPQEQHLTAAEEKAEYDQHQNSPHDTGYRRFLGRLFDPMLGKLTDGASGLDFGSGPGPTLSVMFEEAGHTMAVYDIYYAPNQDVLNRSYDFITATEVVEHLAAPGEVLSQLVANLTPGGYLGLMTKRVTSQEAFSRWHYINDPTHVSFFSEVTFRWWANKQGLAVEFPGKDTAIFTKH
- a CDS encoding MFS transporter — translated: MSRQLLAMALAPLLGLFILGIGNGFLATLITVRLDAAGESATVIGVVSSAYFIGLALGAMFNDRLLLRIGHIRAYGSFASLVAVTVLLQGLFFDPWAWFVLRLIGGWATVGVYLVIESWLLTSGEQKVRGRLLALYMISLYAAGVLGQLLLGVTSAMGDTAPFMVIGLLASLSVLPMAMIPRVSPIIEHAEPLPPLRLITMTPTGVMGSLGSGMVVAAAYTLLPLYLQRNGMSLNQVGQMMAVVILGAMLLQYPIGRWSDRHDRQMVLMAISAFCVVISAAMLWLPLSTPLLAVLLFLLGGGVFALYPVAVSHAADRAPAGALVRMSQGLLLINSIGATISPLMISPVMTAMGDAGLFWAFGSLSLFFLLFFSWRRSVRPAPVPVAPFTATTPMSNAGAELVVTEELMLGALEHEHLEDLSDVVPEINVAEPVVGPPAEDESHITYYDDVEQAGGVNK
- a CDS encoding acyl-CoA dehydrogenase, yielding MNYYAAPVRDLRFVLEEMLTHRSLALPGFEEASPDLVEAVLEEAAKLAGDVWGPLNSIGDQQGAKRHVDGTVSTPEGFASAYQAYVEGGWNGIGVSEALGGQNLPEVVASAVQEMLHGANMALGLCPMLTAGAIEALAHHGSEALKTTYLPKLVEGTWTGTMNLTESQAGSDLSKVRTKAVPEGDHYRISGQKIYITWGEHDAAENIIHLVLARKPDAPEGNKGISLFLVPKFLVNDDGSLGEQNDVTCASIEHKLGIHGSPTCTLSFGEKGGAIGYLVGEEGRGLNHMFTMMNEARHKVGIQGIGVAERACQHAFAYAQERTQGRSPKSRGGNECAISDHLDVRRMLLSMRARTDALRALALYCAGQLDLARHSESEAERQSAQACADVLIPIVKSFSTDQAVDIASMGVQVHGGMGYVEETGAAQLLRDARIAPIYEGTNGIQALDLAGRKLQRDSGAALSALINEVNQTAEALRGDPSLAALGNALASGADDLHAAMVSVLEQGSDPENGPDAVQAYATPFLNLAGHVLCAWQMGQAALTATKAIGDGSDEPFYTAKLCSAHFAITQWLPVGLAQRAIIESGMQCLSDFDPAV
- a CDS encoding xanthine/uracil/vitamin C permease, which translates into the protein MQLKHRQHGEEQPYWPAGPFKVRLPFIHYRWEMAEMIQGLIMFVVSLAMIPLLEQYLGLPYDVALAFVVVCGVGFMLPALLGVPMVPGWITPAVPVVLVYLGDFEPGPEAIQALFALQFLVFLIFFILGVTGLGRKLVHLVPNSLQAGIIIGAGIAAITGEIQQGGRLAETPVSLIAGMLIAIFMLFSVAFKRWVEDHAIMRKIANYGMVPGMIAAILIAWAIGEYPRPTIEWGITQPNFTEMWGYLPFVVGFPSIDVFMLAVPTAVIAYVIAFGDIVVGRTLMSRVDHIRSDEKIDYSTDRIHHVTAIRNGMHAFFAPYPGLAGPIWTAVTATMAERYKNGRNAMESIYSGGGTFWITGFIALFTLPLVSMFQPVLPIALSLTLLLTGYICLMVGIEQTKTTAERGVAGTMAVVLAVYGAGWGLAAGVVLYMLVQKKNLFGREPGPDKETDEQDQR